GCCACTTGTCCATCTATTTTAATGGTGTACAGATAGATTCCATTTTCTAAATCGATAGTATTAAGATTTATATGATGGGCTCCTCTGTCTTGTTTTCCTTCATCAATAGTAATTAATAGCTTTCCTGTGTAGTCATAAACATTTAACTGGATATTGGCTTCCTGCTCCAAATTATAGCCTATTTGTGTGTTGCCATTAACCGGATTGGGTGAGTTTTGACTTAATACCTCATCACTTGTTATAGGATTTAGGCTTTCCGCTTCCTTACTTTTTAGTGG
This genomic window from Lentimicrobium sp. L6 contains:
- a CDS encoding T9SS type A sorting domain-containing protein; this translates as LAEFFSNRCDIKLENWQTAIDFYEARISGEPDTEEEIFAIIDLGLLYYIMENSSNKASYGVGSMPEHKPKSKEEYIAKRDYLISLLPLKSKEAESLNPITSDEVLSQNSPNPVNGNTQIGYNLEQEANIQLNVYDYTGKLLITIDEGKQDRGAHHINLNTIDLENGIYLYTIKIDGQVA